The proteins below come from a single Lodderomyces elongisporus chromosome 3, complete sequence genomic window:
- a CDS encoding uncharacterized protein (BUSCO:EOG0926310O) translates to MSQIDQLLSSIASNKLAYYALLFSLLFGVFKLTTFTLRFASLIVDLFILPAVDFSKFGANRGNWAVVTGASDGIGKEYALQLAKRGLSIVLVSRTQSKLELLATEISSKYKVNTKIVAFDASKDDEENYLELEKAIYDLPITVLINNVGQSHSIPVPFLETEQKELRDIITINNTATLRITQVVAPAIVATVEKSQKKVRGLILTMGSFGGLLPTPYLATYSGSKAFLQAWSAALAGELNPKGVDVELVISYLVTSAMSKIRRSSLTIPNPKQFVASTLASVGRRNGAQERFATNTPYWAHAIMHFAIENTVGVYSKIANTLNFNMHKSIRTRALKKQEKKAKLAAEKIE, encoded by the coding sequence ATGAGTCAAATTGACCAACTTTTGCTGTCTATTGCAAGCAATAAACTTGCTTACTATGCTTTGTTATTTTCACTACTCTTTGGTGTGTTTAAGCTCACTACTTTCACCCTTAGATTTGCCTCCTTGATTGTTGACTTGTTTATCTTACCAGCAGTTGATTTTAGCAAATTCGGAGCCAATCGTGGTAATTGGGCTGTTGTTACTGGTGCTTCAGATGGAATTGGTAAAGAATATGCGTTGCAATTGGCTAAGCGCGGATTGAGCATCGTGTTGGTTTCTCGTACACAATCAAAATTGGAGTTGCTCGCCACTGAAATCTCCTCCAAGTACAAAGTCAACACCAAAATTGTGGCATTTGATGCTTcaaaagatgatgaagaaaactACTTGGAGTTGGAAAAGGCCATTTATGATTTACCAATAACTGTCTTGATCAACAATGTAGGTCAATCTCACTCGATTCCAGTGCCATTCTTGGAAACCGAGCAAAAAGAGTTGAGGGATATTATCACTATAAACAACACTGCTACATTACGTATTACCCAAGTTGTTGCACCAGCAATTGTTGCTACAGTGGAAAAATCCCAGAAAAAGGTGAGAGGATTGATCTTGACTATGGGTTCTTTTGGTGGATTATTGCCAACTCCTTATTTGGCAACCTACTCCGGATCAAAGGCGTTTTTACAAGCTTGGTCAGCTGCATTGGCAGGTGAATTGAATCCCAAGGGCGTTGATGTCGAATTGGTTATTTCCTATTTGGTCACTTCGGCCATGTCCAAAATCAGACGTTCTTCATTGACCATTCCCAACCCAAAGCAATTTGTTGCTTCGACATTGGCCAGCGTCGGACGTAGGAATGGCGCACAAGAAAGATTTGCTACAAACACACCATACTGGGCACATGCCATTATGCACTTTGCCATTGAAAACACTGTTGGTGTCTACTCAAAAATAGCAAACACACTCAACTTCAACATGCACAAATCAATCAGAACTAGAGCTTTGAAGAAACAGGAGAAGAAGGCTAAATTAGCAGCAGAAAAGATTGAATAA
- the ADE13 gene encoding adenylosuccinase ade13 (BUSCO:EOG09261VD2), protein MSEYDKYQTPLSSRYASEEMSQIFSLRNRFSTWRKLWLNLAKAEKEVGLSVITDEAIEEMSKHLEITDQEIKDAAVEEAKVRHDVMAHVHTFGETCPKAAGIIHLGATSCFVTDNADLIFLRDAYDVLIPKLVNVIDRLSQFALTYKDLPVLGWTHFQPAQLTTVGKRATLWLQELLWDLRNMVRARNDIGLRGVKGTTGTQASFLALFHGDHDKVEALDKRVTELLGFDIVYPCTGQTYSRKIDIDVLAPLASFGATAHKFATDIRLLANLKEIEEPFEKSQIGSSAMAYKRNPMRCERVCSLARHLGGLFNDAVQTASVQWFERTLDDSAIRRISLPSAFLTCDILLSTMLNITSGLVVYPKVIERRINAELPFMATENVIMAMVEKGGSRQDCHEEIRVLSHQASAVVKQEGGDNDLIERIKKTEYFKPIWDQLDELLDPKTFVGRAPQQTEKFVKNDVAEALKPFQKYITKENVALKV, encoded by the coding sequence ATGTCTGAATACGATAAATACCAAACTCCGTTATCCTCTAGATATGCCTCTGAGGAAATGTCCCAGATTTTCTCTTTGAGAAACAGATTCTCTACATGGAGAAAATTGTGGTTGAACTTGGCCAAAGCTGAAAAGGAAGTTGGCCTTAGTGTGATTACGGATGAGGCAATTGAAGAGATGTCAAAGCATTTGGAAATCACCGATCAAGAGATTAAAGATGCTGCTGTTGAAGAAGCCAAAGTGCGTCACGATGTCATGGCCCACGTCCACACATTTGGTGAAACATGTCCCAAGGCAGCAGGTATCATCCACTTGGGTGCAacatcttgttttgttacAGACAATGCCGACTTGATCTTTTTGAGAGACGCTTACGATGTACTTATCCCCAAATTGGTCAATGTCATTGACAGATTGAGCCAATTTGCATTGACTTACAAGGACTTGCCAGTTCTTGGATGGACCCATTTCCAACCAGCCCAATTGACCACCGTTGGTAAGAGAGCaacattgtggttgcaagAATTGTTGTGGGATTTGAGAAACATGGTTAGAGCAAGAAACGATATCGGTTTGAGAGGTGTTAAAGGTACCACCGGTACTCAAGCCTCGTTTTTGGCTCTTTTCCATGGCGACCACGACAAAGTTGAAGCTTTGGACAAGAGAGTCACTGAGCTCTTGGGCTTTGATATCGTTTACCCATGCACTGGCCAAACATACTCACGTAAAATAGATATCGACGTTTTGGCCCCACTTGCTTCATTTGGTGCCACTGCCCACAAATTTGCTACTGATATCAGGTTATTGGCCAACTTGAAGGAAATCGAGGAGccatttgaaaaatcaCAAATTGGCTCAAGTGCTATGGCTTACAAGCGTAATCCTATGAGATGTGAGCGTGTGTGTTCACTTGCTAGACACTTGGGTGGCTTGTTCAATGATGCTGTGCAAACAGCTTCCGTACAATGGTTTGAAAGAACCTTGGATGACTCGGCAATTAGAAGAATCAGTTTACCTTCTGCATTCTTAACTTGTGATATCTTATTGTCAACAATGCTCAATATCACTTCGGGATTAGTTGTATACCCAAAGGTTATTGAACGTAGAATTAATGCTGAATTGCCATTTATGGCCACTGAAAATGTCATTATGGCTATGGTTGAAAAAGGTGGCTCGAGACAAGACTGTCACGAAGAGATTAGAGTGCTTTCGCACCAAGCTTCTGCCGTCGTTAAGCAGGAAGGTGGCGATAACGATTTAAttgaaagaattaaaaagacTGAATACTTTAAGCCAATTTGGGACCAATTAGACGAGTTGTTGGACCCAAAGACTTTTGTCGGTAGAGCTCCTCAACAAACCGAAAAGTTTGTCAAGAATGATGTTGCCGAGGCTTTGAAACCATTTCAAAAATACattacaaaagaaaatgttgCATTGAAAGTTTAA
- the RLP7 gene encoding ribosomal-like protein, whose translation MAVLNSNPEILLRKRKNADRKRLEKQEQIRDKIAAAKKLKLQQKKKKFIRAETLLSNQKSNEIERKRIKNISKKLKKSNETESISEGGGKVKDQGDYKLLFLIRIPNHTKGLKIPKKAFQVLQVLKLTESNTGVFIKANSSTIKLLGLIAPYVIIGQPSILSIRKLFQKRARFKTIEQDEETKEDVEKVVKLDNNKVVEDKFEDDGMICIEDLIHEIVTMGPNFLKITGWLEPFKLNQPVHGWGPQAKLARLIYDNDHKVSISLAQDYKLQEVEDIDSVIDQQN comes from the coding sequence ATGGCTGTTTTAAACTCAAACCCAGAGATCCTCTTACGAAAACGTAAGAATGCTGATCGCAAGAGAttggaaaaacaagaacaaatcCGTGACAAGATTGCAGCTgcaaaaaagttgaagttgcagcaaaagaagaagaaatttaTCCGTGCTGAAACATTACTAAGTAATCAAAAATCCAATGAAATCGAGCGCAAGAGGATAAAGAATATTTccaagaaattgaagaagctGAATGAAACCGAGTCGATCAGcgaaggaggaggaaaagtTAAGGACCAAGGCGATTACAAACTCTTGTTCCTTATAAGAATTCCCAACCATACAAAGGGGCTCAAGATTCCCAAAAAGGCATTTCAAGTGCTACAAGTATTGAAATTAACAGAGTCAAATACCGGTGTTTTCATCAAGGCCAATAGCTCAACAATCAAGTTATTGGGTCTTATTGCGCCATATGTGATTATTGGTCAACCTTCAATATTGTCAATTAGAAaattgtttcaaaaaagaGCTCGTTTCAAGACAATTGAGCAAGACGAAGAGACCAAGGAAGATGTGGAAAAAGTTGTCAAGTTggacaacaacaaggtAGTGGAGGACAAGTTTGAAGATGACGGAATGATTTGTATTGAGGACTTGATCCATGAAATAGTCACAATGGGTCCAAATTTCCTTAAGATTACTGGATGGTTGGAACCATTCAAATTAAACCAGCCTGTTCACGGCTGGGGCCCTCAAGCAAAGTTGGCCAGGTTAATCTATGATAATGACCACAAGGTTTCTATTTCATTAGCTCAGGATTATAAGCTTCAAGAGGTGGAGGATATCGACCTGGTAATTGATCAACAGAACTAG
- the LST8 gene encoding TOR complex subunit lst8 (BUSCO:EOG092638XA) — MSVILASAGYDHTIRFWDALTGVCSRTIQHTDSQVNRLEITSDKRYLAAAGNLYVRLYDIRQTGSTGNTTSGGGTSGTAPGGGGGGGGGGGHGANGSSGNSNNSNNNPVMTFEGHTTNVTSLAFQAENKWMVTSSEDGTVKVWDVRAPSVQRNYKHNCPVNEVVIHPNQGELISCDQDGNIRVWDLGENQCTHHLIPEDDVPINSLSVASDGSMLVAGNNKGNCYVWKMQNQRDLTSLTPVTKFRSHSKYITRVLLSTDMKHLATCSADHTARIWSTEQNFALETTLQGHQRWVWDCAFSADSAYLVTACSDHYVRLWDLSNSETVRQYNGHHKGAVCVALNDV; from the coding sequence ATGTCGGTTATATTAGCATCAGCAGGGTATGACCACACGATACGGTTTTGGGACGCTTTAACAGGAGTATGTTCTAGGACAATTCAGCACACAGATTCACAGGTCAATCGTCTTGAAATCACTTCGGACAAACGATACTTGGCAGCAGCAGGAAACTTGTATGTTAGACTTTACGATATACGACAAACTGGATCAACTGGGAATACAactagtggtggtggaacATCGGGAACGGCCCCaggaggtggtggtggaggaggaggaggaggaggacaTGGTGCcaatggtagtagtggaaACAGTAACAACTCAAACAATAACCCAGTAATGACATTTGAGGGACACACGACAAATGTCACTTCTTTAGCATTCCAAGCCGAAAACAAGTGGATGGTCACCTCGAGCGAAGATGGAACAGTAAAAGTGTGGGATGTACGAGCGCCATCGGTACAGCGAAATTATAAACACAATTGTCCCGTAAACGAAGTGGTGATACATCCGAATCAAGGAGAATTAATCAGCTGTGACCAAGATGGGAATATAAGAGTTTGGGATCTTGGCGAGAACCAATGCACTCACCACTTGATCCCCGAGGACGATGTGCCTATAAATTCACTTAGTGTGGCGAGTGATGGATCAATGCTAGTTGCTGGGAACAATAAAGGAAATTGCTATGTTTGGAAGATGCAAAATCAAAGAGATTTGACATCATTAACGCCAGTGACAAAGTTTCGTTCGCACTCGAAATATATCACACGGGTGTTGCTAAGCACGGATATGAAGCATTTGGCAACATGTTCAGCAGACCACACAGCAAGGATATGGTCCACAGAGCAGAATTTTGCATTGGAAACCACATTGCAAGGGCACCAGAGATGGGTGTGGGATTGTGCATTTAGTGCTGATAGTGCATATTTGGTCACGGCATGCTCCGACCACTATGTGAGGTTATGGGACTTGTCAAATAGTGAAACAGTAAGGCAATACAATGGACACCACAAAGGAGCTGTTTGCGTGGCTTTGAATGATGTATAA
- the SIS1 gene encoding Molecular chaperone (DnaJ super) (BUSCO:EOG092641A6): MVKDKKLYDLLGVDPSASEAEIKKGYRKQALKFHPDKPTGDTEKFKEISEAFDILSNADKREVYDNYGLDAARGNAPAEDASNPFGGAGGASGFSGFGGGRGGAGGFRSSGGFSQADAFNIFSQMGGFGMGDDGFTFSSSGGGGGFGGAGGSPFGGAGGFRSSGMPGGFGGAGGAGAQRQRPEPSTVSIPLPVALEDLYNGATKKMKITRKDQSGTREQKVLEVNIKPGWKSGTKVNFANEGDYQPECGARQTIQFVIEEKPNPVYKRDGNNIKMNVHLTFKESLCGFDKDVTTIDGRRISLNRSNPVQPNTTTTYPGLGMPISKTPGQRGDLEITYKVDYPTYLTPTQKQAIQDNF, encoded by the coding sequence ATGGTCAAGGATAAGAAACTTTACGACTTGCTTGGGGTGGATCCTAGTGCAAGCGAAGCAGAGATTAAAAAAGGATATAGAAAACAAGCTTTAAAATTTCATCCTGATAAACCAACTGGTGATACCGAAAAATTCAAAGAAATCTCAGAAGCTTTTGATATATTGTCCAATGCAGACAAGAGAGAAGTTTACGACAACTATGGTTTAGATGCAGCCAGAGGTAATGCTCCTGCAGAGGATGCAAGCAATCCATTTGGTGGAGCTGGAGGTGCCAGTGGTTTCTCTGGATTTGGTGGTGGAAGAGGCGGGGCTGGTGGGTTccgtagtagtggtggatTCTCACAAGCTGATGCGTTCAATATCTTTTCGCAAATGGGTGGCTTTGGTATGGGTGATGATGGATTTACATTTAGTCTGAGCGGTGGGGGTGGTGGTTTTGGTGGAGCTGGTGGTAGTCCATTTGGCGGTGCAGGTGGTTTCAGATCAAGCGGTATGCCAGGTGGATTTGGTGGTGCTGGCGGTGCTGGAGCACAACGTCAAAGACCTGAACCAAGCACGGTATCTATTCCATTACCAGTGGCATTGGAAGACTTGTACAATGGtgcaacaaagaaaatgaagattACAAGAAAAGACCAGAGCGGAACCAGGGAGCAGAAGGTATTGGAGGTGAATATCAAGCCTGGATGGAAGTCAGGAACTAAGGTCAATTTTGCCAACGAGGGTGATTACCAACCTGAATGTGGTGCTAGACAAACTATACAGTTTGTTATTGAAGAGAAACCAAACCCAGTATACAAGAGAGATGGAAATAATATCAAGATGAATGTGCATTTGACATTTAAAGAGTCTCTTTGTGGATTTGATAAGGATGTCACAACAATTGATGGTAGAAGAATCTCGTTGAATAGGTCTAATCCTGTGCAACCAAACACAACAACGACATACCCTGGATTAGGTATGCCCATCAGCAAGACACCAGGGCAGCGAGGTGACTTGGAAATCACTTATAAGGTTGATTATCCAACGTACTTGACACCGACTCAAAAACAAGCTATACAAGACAACTTCTGA